Proteins encoded in a region of the Ptychodera flava strain L36383 chromosome 4, AS_Pfla_20210202, whole genome shotgun sequence genome:
- the LOC139131031 gene encoding thiol S-methyltransferase TMT1A-like: MKTISDDSVDVVVVTLVLCSVRNVSAVMGEIRRILKPGGRFYYLEHVYSDQRNSWVQLAQRFLNPVWVLVCGCSLTRATWKDIDSGGFTRVNYKKFSAPISGGGALMSPHVMGYAVK; encoded by the exons ATGAAGACCATCTCGGACGACAGTGTGGATGTTGTGGTTGTAACACTGGTACTATGCTCCGTTCGCAATGTTTCTGCCGTCATGGGAGAAATTAGACGAATACTAAAACCG GGTGGAAGATTCTATTACCTGGAACACGTCTACAGCGACCAGAGGAACAGCTGGGTTCAGCTTGCCCAGAGGTTTCTTAATCCAGTCTGGGTGTTGGTCTGTGGATGCTCGCTAACACGAGCCACCTGGAAAGACATCGACAGCGGAGGATTTACAAGGGTAAACTACAAGAAATTTAGCGCGCCTATATCCGGAGGTGGTGCTCTCATGAGCCCTCATGTGATGGGATATGCAGtcaagtaa
- the LOC139131032 gene encoding thiol S-methyltransferase TMT1A-like: protein MAASFTFQLTYWAPRCIAVLAGLWIILKSMRFAHKKVFTAVFPPIMDRITQVYNIKMNDFKLELFRELTDLKQQSKDPLTILEIGAGSGANFQYYPAGTIVVPVEPMKTFDSYLKSNAEKCPDITVKDAVIAYGENMKTISDDSVDVVVVTLVLCSVRNVSAVMGEIRRILKPGGRFYYIEHVYSDQRNSWVQLAQRTLNPVWELVTGCSLTRATWKDIESGGFTRVNYKKFNAPLSGGGALMSPHVMGYAVK from the exons ATGGCGGCCAGCTTTACGTTCCAGCTCACCTACTGGGCGCCGAGGTGTATAGCAGTCCTCGCCGGTCTTTGGATCATTCTGAAATCGATGCGATTCGCCCACAAGAAGGTGTTCACCGCCGTATTCCCTCCAATCATGGATCGCATCACGCAAGTCTACAACATAAAGATGAACGACTTCAAACTCGAGCTTTTCCGTGAGCTTACCGACCTGAAGCAACAGAGCAAAGATCCGTTGACCATTCTGGAAATCGGCGCCGGGTCGGGGGCTAACTTTCAGTACTATCCCGCAGGAACGATTGTCGTACCTGTTGAGCCTATGAAAACCTTTGATAGCTATCTGAAATCCAACGCGGAGAAGTGTCCCGACATCACAGTAAAAGATGCAGTTATTGCCTACGGGGAAAACATGAAGACCATCTCGGACGACAGTGTGGATGTTGTGGTTGTAACACTGGTACTATGCTCCGTTCGCAATGTTTCTGCCGTCATGGGAGAAATTAGACGAATACTAAAACCG GGTGGGAGGTTCTACTACATTGAACACGTCTACAGCGACCAGAGGAACAGCTGGGTTCAACTTGCCCAGAGGACTCTTAATCCAGTTTGGGAATTGGTCACTGGATGTTCACTAACGCGAGCTACCTGGAAAGACATCGAAAGCGGAGGATTTACAAGGGTAAACTACAAGAAATTTAACGCGCCACTATCCGGAGGCGGTGCTCTCATGAGCCCCCATGTGATGGGATATGCGGTCAAGTAA
- the LOC139131033 gene encoding thiol S-methyltransferase TMT1A-like, which produces MEYINEIGLFWAPRLGAALIGTWLFFRILLAFYESLVFPIVFPAFMRRFTEMYNKNLDKVKGELFWDMPYIKKCFEGQLTILELGAGTGANFSYYPEGCSVIPVEPMGEFEGYLKSCAKQYPGLTVNKVVKTAGEDLSSIPDESVHAVVATLVLCRVSDVEKVVEEIKRVLKPKGKFYFIENIAGHRDSWTRAIQRFVCPVWSRLFGGCQLTMDTWKYINKAGFYKVEYQKISAPLPSYCHLLRPHVVGFAVKK; this is translated from the exons ATGGAGTATATCAACGAGATAGGATTGTTCTGGGCTCCGCGGCTAGGCGCTGCGCTGATCGGAACGTGGCTTTTCTTCCGAATTCTGCTGGCATTTTACGAAAGCTTGGtgtttccaatcgtgtttccgGCGTTCATGCGACGATTCACCGAGATGTACAACAAAAACTTAGACAAAGTGAAGGGAGAGCTCTTCTGGGATATGCCGTACATCAAAAAGTGCTTTGAAGGTCAGCTGACGATACTTGAACTCGGGGCTGGAACGGGCGCCAACTTCAGTTACTATCCGGAGGGTTGTTCCGTCATCCCCGTTGAACCGATGGGAGAGTTCGAAGGCTACTTGAAGTCTTGCGCCAAGCAATACCCCGGCTTGACTGTGAATAAGGTGGTGAAAACTGCTGGCGAAGACTTAAGTTCCATCCCCGATGAAAGTGTGCACGCTGTTGTCGCCACCCTGGTTCTCTGCAGAGTTTCAGACGTCGAGAAGGTCGTCGAAGAAATAAAAAGAGTCCTGAAACCG AAAGGAAAATTCTACTTCATCGAGAACATTGCGGGCCATCGCGATTCATGGACCCGTGCCATCCAGCGGTTTGTGTGTCCAGTGTGGTCGCGCCTATTTGGAGGATGCCAGTTGACGATGGACACCTGGAAGTACATCAACAAAGCCGGATTCTACAAGGTTGAGTATCAAAAGATCTCGGCTCCATTGCCATCATACTGCCACTTGTTGCGCCCTCATGTGGTTGGCTTTGCCGTGAAGAAGTGA